In Methylococcus geothermalis, one genomic interval encodes:
- a CDS encoding helix-turn-helix domain-containing protein, with product MEETSERTVRALIGMNKAQFAKLYPIFEEAYAEIQQERVRQGEIKRVQKGGHVGYLDRMDKKLFFILYYLKTYCTFDVLGFHFGLSSGHAHRHVEQLLPVLRRSLAKLDLLPERALTTPGEMMKLIEKHGDLIIDGVECGCVRPQDDDQQKARYSGKKNDIRLKP from the coding sequence ATGGAAGAAACCAGCGAACGTACTGTCAGAGCCCTGATCGGAATGAACAAGGCTCAATTCGCCAAGCTCTACCCTATCTTTGAAGAGGCCTATGCGGAGATTCAGCAAGAACGTGTTAGGCAAGGCGAAATAAAACGGGTACAAAAAGGAGGTCATGTTGGCTATCTCGATCGGATGGATAAGAAGCTGTTCTTCATTTTGTATTACCTCAAAACCTACTGTACCTTCGATGTCCTGGGCTTTCATTTTGGCTTGAGTTCGGGGCATGCGCATCGACATGTGGAACAACTTCTGCCCGTGTTGCGGCGCAGCTTGGCGAAGCTCGATCTGCTGCCAGAGCGGGCGCTGACGACACCGGGAGAGATGATGAAACTGATTGAAAAACATGGCGATCTCATCATTGACGGAGTGGAATGCGGTTGCGTCAGGCCACAGGATGACGATCAGCAAAAAGCCCGCTATAGCGGCAAAAAAAACGACATACGGTTAAAACCTTAG
- a CDS encoding transposase family protein — translation MLFVGGVVAGSVHDYALMKQLFDPALSWFDGADVWLDLGFFGATADDGNKARIHLPHKKPRASKNNPHAALTVQQIRENKKQARTRISVEHSIGGMKTFHCLMHRIRNRLDIFIDSFFGLAAGLWNLKMSL, via the coding sequence ATTCTATTCGTTGGAGGTGTTGTGGCCGGCAGCGTTCATGATTATGCGCTGATGAAGCAACTGTTCGATCCCGCATTATCGTGGTTTGATGGCGCCGATGTCTGGTTGGATTTGGGGTTCTTTGGTGCCACTGCCGATGATGGGAATAAAGCCAGAATTCACCTTCCTCACAAGAAACCCAGGGCATCCAAGAACAATCCTCATGCCGCGTTGACAGTTCAACAAATACGAGAGAATAAAAAGCAAGCACGAACCCGAATCTCAGTCGAGCACTCCATTGGAGGAATGAAGACCTTTCACTGCTTGATGCATCGGATTAGAAACCGACTCGACATATTCATCGATAGCTTTTTCGGCCTTGCCGCTGGCCTTTGGAATCTAAAAATGTCTTTGTGA
- a CDS encoding IS5 family transposase, with translation MKQTTFASLAFDRKKKQTRREKFLAEMERAVPWPELLAVIEPHYPKAGRRGRQPYPLATMLRLYFLQQWYALSDPGLEDALYEIESMRRFAGLELADDALPDETTILNFRRLLERHELTAKLMNAINDVLEARGLLLKGGTMVDATIIHAAPSTKNKAKARDPEMHQTKKGHQWFFGMKVHVGADVHTGVAHTVSVTPAHASDISQLPNLLREDDRLILGDAGYVNDTYKRAARQAGVVWGVALKARPKRRLGSAQKRRNRKMSSLRSRIEHLFRVMKRQFGYTKTRYRGLAKNAAQVFTLIGLTNLYLKRYALMT, from the coding sequence ATGAAACAGACCACCTTCGCCTCCTTAGCCTTTGACCGGAAGAAGAAGCAGACCCGGCGTGAGAAGTTCCTGGCCGAGATGGAGCGGGCGGTGCCGTGGCCGGAACTGCTGGCGGTGATCGAACCGCATTACCCGAAAGCGGGTCGGCGCGGTCGTCAACCGTACCCGTTGGCGACGATGCTCAGGCTTTACTTCCTCCAGCAATGGTATGCCTTGTCCGACCCGGGCCTGGAAGACGCCCTGTACGAGATCGAATCGATGCGGCGTTTTGCGGGTCTGGAGTTGGCCGATGACGCGCTGCCGGATGAAACCACGATCCTCAACTTCCGGCGCCTGCTGGAACGTCACGAGCTGACGGCGAAGTTGATGAACGCCATCAATGACGTGTTGGAAGCGCGAGGGTTGCTGCTCAAGGGGGGCACGATGGTGGATGCGACGATCATCCATGCCGCGCCATCGACGAAGAACAAGGCCAAAGCGCGCGACCCGGAGATGCATCAGACCAAGAAGGGCCATCAGTGGTTCTTCGGCATGAAGGTGCACGTGGGAGCGGATGTTCACACCGGTGTCGCCCACACGGTCTCGGTCACACCGGCCCACGCCTCGGACATCAGCCAGTTGCCGAACCTGCTGCGCGAGGACGACCGGCTGATCCTCGGCGATGCCGGCTACGTCAACGACACCTATAAGCGCGCTGCGCGGCAGGCCGGGGTCGTGTGGGGCGTGGCCCTGAAGGCCCGTCCGAAACGGCGGCTGGGGTCGGCACAGAAACGCCGCAATCGAAAGATGTCCTCGCTGCGCAGCCGCATCGAGCACCTTTTTCGGGTGATGAAGCGGCAGTTCGGCTACACCAAGACGCGCTACCGGGGTCTGGCTAAGAACGCCGCCCAGGTGTTTACCCTGATAGGGTTGACCAATCTCTACCTGAAGCGGTACGCATTGATGACCTGA
- a CDS encoding integrase catalytic domain-containing protein has product MTLQTAGLQTLAQVRAFVEGNEPVSFTLTDRTVAHLWMTDTLKRFRYMHCTRTDKGLLRRYLAKVTGLSRAQLTRAITQFCRAGVIEDRRRAPAKPLARRYTAEDVRLLAETDALHGTLSGPAIRKLCERMHQVFGDARFERLARISNGHLYNLRQHKTYRTQRGSFDKTRPVHVQIGERRKPTPQGKPGYLRIDSVHQGDLDGIKGLYLIHAVDEVTPFQAVFATAKISEHFLVPVLTQLLNSFPFTIQGFHTDNGSEYINKKVAKLLEKLRIEQTKSRARKTNDNALVESKNGSTLRKHLGYSHIPGRFAAAVNRFTSGMLTEYLNFHRPCHFPTESVDAKGKLRKHYRYQDMMTPYEKWKSLPQASEYLKPGITFQPLDAIANRYSDNEAAQRLNQARAELFQLINQSQTNAA; this is encoded by the coding sequence GTGACTTTGCAGACCGCAGGACTTCAAACCCTGGCGCAGGTACGCGCCTTCGTGGAGGGCAATGAGCCCGTTTCTTTCACTCTCACCGACCGCACCGTCGCCCATCTGTGGATGACGGACACGCTCAAGCGCTTTCGCTACATGCACTGCACACGGACCGATAAGGGCCTGCTGCGCCGCTACCTGGCCAAGGTGACCGGGCTGTCCCGAGCCCAGCTGACCCGCGCCATCACTCAGTTCTGCCGCGCGGGTGTCATCGAGGATCGCCGCCGAGCTCCCGCCAAGCCCTTGGCGCGGCGCTACACGGCGGAGGATGTTCGCCTGCTGGCCGAGACGGATGCGCTGCATGGCACGCTCTCGGGCCCCGCGATACGCAAGCTGTGCGAGCGCATGCACCAGGTCTTCGGCGACGCCCGCTTCGAACGGTTGGCGCGAATCTCAAACGGCCACCTCTACAACCTGCGCCAGCACAAGACCTACCGGACTCAGCGCGGCAGCTTCGACAAGACCCGCCCGGTTCATGTCCAGATCGGCGAACGGCGCAAGCCCACACCCCAAGGCAAGCCCGGCTATCTGCGCATCGATTCGGTCCATCAGGGCGATCTGGACGGCATCAAGGGGCTGTATCTGATCCACGCGGTGGATGAAGTCACCCCGTTCCAAGCCGTCTTTGCCACGGCCAAGATCAGCGAGCACTTCCTGGTGCCGGTGCTCACCCAACTCCTCAACAGCTTCCCCTTCACCATCCAGGGGTTTCACACCGACAACGGCTCGGAGTACATCAACAAGAAAGTCGCCAAACTGCTCGAAAAGCTCCGTATCGAACAGACCAAGTCTCGCGCTCGAAAGACCAACGATAATGCCCTGGTCGAATCCAAAAACGGCTCCACCCTCCGCAAACACCTCGGCTACAGCCATATCCCCGGCCGCTTCGCCGCGGCGGTCAATCGCTTCACCAGCGGCATGCTCACCGAGTATCTCAACTTCCACAGGCCCTGCCACTTCCCCACCGAATCGGTCGATGCCAAAGGTAAGCTTCGCAAACACTACCGCTACCAGGACATGATGACGCCCTACGAGAAATGGAAATCCTTGCCCCAAGCCTCCGAATACCTCAAGCCCGGCATCACCTTCCAACCACTGGATGCCATCGCCAACCGATACAGCGATAATGAAGCCGCCCAACGCTTGAATCAGGCTCGGGCTGAACTCTTTCAACTCATCAACCAATCCCAAACCAACGCCGCCTGA
- a CDS encoding Rrf2 family transcriptional regulator gives MQLTQFTDFSLRVLIYLVRSPEPGMATIPEIAEYYRISRNHLVKVVNNLANSGLLVTMRGKGGGLRLARPADTITIAEVVRLTEPNMNLVECFDPKASHCRIDRGCFLKAILYEARKDFLAALERHTLADAARMGLGAEGKTRAIG, from the coding sequence ATGCAACTCACGCAGTTTACGGATTTCTCGCTGCGGGTCCTGATCTATCTGGTGCGCTCGCCGGAGCCCGGGATGGCGACGATCCCCGAGATCGCCGAGTACTATCGGATTTCGCGGAATCACCTAGTGAAAGTGGTGAACAACCTGGCGAACAGCGGCCTTCTCGTGACCATGCGCGGCAAGGGCGGGGGCCTGAGGCTGGCGCGTCCGGCCGACACGATCACCATCGCCGAGGTGGTTCGCCTGACGGAGCCGAACATGAACCTGGTCGAATGTTTCGACCCCAAGGCCAGCCACTGCCGGATCGACCGGGGCTGTTTCCTCAAGGCCATCTTGTACGAGGCGCGGAAAGATTTTCTGGCGGCGCTTGAGCGTCACACGCTGGCCGACGCCGCTCGTATGGGCTTGGGGGCGGAAGGCAAGACACGGGCCATCGGGTGA
- a CDS encoding group I truncated hemoglobin, whose product MTEKKLADWWTESHASLYAQIGGEAAVDAAVEIFYRKVLADPRINRFFEGVDMEKQAAKQKAFLTMAFGGPHNYTGMDMRRGHAHLVQQGLNDSHFDAVMEHLGATLKELNVPEELIAQAAAIAESTRNDVLGR is encoded by the coding sequence ATGACAGAAAAGAAGCTCGCCGACTGGTGGACCGAATCCCACGCTTCGCTCTATGCGCAAATCGGGGGAGAAGCGGCGGTCGACGCCGCCGTGGAGATTTTCTACCGCAAGGTTTTGGCGGACCCGCGCATCAACCGCTTTTTCGAAGGCGTGGACATGGAGAAGCAGGCAGCCAAGCAGAAGGCTTTCCTGACCATGGCATTCGGCGGCCCGCACAACTACACCGGGATGGACATGAGGCGCGGACATGCGCACCTGGTTCAACAGGGCCTGAACGACTCCCACTTCGATGCCGTCATGGAACATCTGGGCGCCACCTTGAAGGAATTGAACGTGCCGGAGGAGTTGATCGCGCAGGCGGCGGCGATCGCCGAAAGCACCCGAAACGACGTGCTGGGCCGCTAA
- a CDS encoding 2Fe-2S iron-sulfur cluster-binding protein, translating into MTNLKYGKDTYLLGKDQSVLDCLVEHGAPVPFSCRSGVCQTCLMRAVRGTPPASSQQGLKDSLKLQNYFLACVCRPTEDIEAVLPHDAQNSVPATVKALKPLNGEIMHVALECHEPLEYRPGQFINLFRDPTLGRSYSLASVPQHDEHLHLHVRRLPDGKVSGWIHEELRPGQTVDLRGPSGDCFYVPGRPEQEIVLIGTGSGLAPLYGILRDALNRGHRGPIRLFHGSRSRAGLYLIDELRTLARDHTNFDYVPCVSGEEPSTGLAGGRAHEVAFREVPDFKDKRLFLCGHPAMVSAAKKRAFLAGASMKDIYADPFNVNAAP; encoded by the coding sequence ATGACGAACCTCAAGTACGGTAAAGACACTTACCTGCTGGGCAAAGACCAGTCCGTCCTCGACTGTCTCGTCGAGCACGGCGCGCCTGTCCCGTTTTCCTGCAGGAGCGGCGTTTGCCAGACCTGCCTGATGCGTGCCGTCCGCGGCACTCCGCCGGCATCCTCACAGCAGGGCCTGAAGGACTCCCTGAAGCTCCAGAACTATTTCCTCGCCTGCGTCTGCCGTCCGACGGAAGATATCGAAGCGGTGCTTCCGCACGACGCGCAGAACTCGGTTCCCGCGACCGTCAAAGCGTTGAAACCGCTCAACGGCGAGATCATGCACGTGGCGCTCGAATGTCACGAGCCCCTGGAATACCGGCCCGGACAATTCATCAACCTGTTCCGCGACCCGACCCTGGGACGCAGCTATTCCCTCGCCAGCGTGCCGCAGCATGACGAGCACCTGCACCTGCATGTCCGGCGGCTGCCGGATGGCAAAGTCAGCGGCTGGATACACGAAGAGCTGCGCCCCGGCCAAACCGTCGACCTCCGCGGGCCCAGCGGCGACTGTTTCTACGTGCCCGGCCGGCCGGAGCAGGAAATCGTGCTGATCGGCACGGGGTCCGGCCTCGCTCCCCTGTACGGCATCCTGCGCGATGCCCTGAACCGGGGGCATCGTGGGCCGATCCGCTTGTTCCACGGCAGCCGGAGCCGTGCCGGCCTTTATCTGATCGATGAACTGCGGACGCTGGCGAGGGACCATACGAATTTCGACTACGTACCCTGTGTGTCCGGCGAAGAACCGTCGACCGGCTTGGCGGGAGGACGCGCTCACGAAGTCGCTTTCCGGGAAGTCCCGGACTTCAAAGACAAGCGGCTGTTTCTGTGCGGCCACCCGGCGATGGTGAGCGCGGCGAAGAAGCGCGCCTTCCTGGCGGGTGCTTCGATGAAGGATATCTATGCCGATCCCTTCAACGTGAACGCCGCGCCCTAG
- the clcA gene encoding H(+)/Cl(-) exchange transporter ClcA, with translation MPFRITERERFIRLNRDRRHLLPRALLLGLLAGGTAVVFHLGLDAGEAWRARMLRFAHGCDTSGMAIPVAVSALCVFLAAWLVERFAPEASGSGIPHVKAVLLGVRGFRWVRVLAVKFLSGLIGIGGGLALGREGPTVQMGAAVAAGLAAGLSSSPDERRALVAAGPGAGLAAAFNAPLSGLMFVVEELRGQCSSLEFFAAAIACLAADMVCRLVLGELPAFRVMISATPALDLLPAFVVLGMSSGVLGVAFNRALLAVQCWRPHRPAWRKVVWLGWGCSIGAIGWQAPALLGGGQGLVGRILDGEAGLALNLIPLYFAARFALTIGSYGTGAAGGIFAPILVLGALLGLAAGSAIQSLAPALIVEPKAFAVVGMAAFFTGVVRAPLTGVVLMIEMTGNYLLILPLLAACFAALVVADRLHDLPIYEALLERELHGSRARRSR, from the coding sequence ATGCCTTTCCGGATCACTGAACGGGAACGCTTCATCCGGTTGAACCGGGATCGGCGGCATCTGCTTCCCCGAGCCTTGCTGCTGGGCCTGCTGGCCGGGGGCACGGCGGTGGTATTCCACCTTGGGCTGGATGCCGGCGAAGCATGGCGCGCGCGCATGCTGCGCTTCGCGCACGGCTGCGATACGTCCGGGATGGCCATTCCCGTGGCGGTATCGGCCCTGTGCGTCTTTCTGGCGGCCTGGCTGGTCGAGCGGTTCGCACCGGAGGCATCGGGCAGCGGCATTCCACATGTCAAGGCCGTGCTGCTGGGCGTGCGCGGATTCCGCTGGGTCAGGGTGCTGGCGGTCAAGTTCTTGAGCGGCTTGATCGGCATCGGCGGGGGGCTCGCGCTGGGGCGGGAGGGGCCGACCGTGCAGATGGGCGCGGCGGTTGCGGCGGGATTGGCGGCGGGGTTGTCCTCCTCGCCCGATGAGCGCCGCGCCCTCGTCGCGGCCGGGCCGGGCGCCGGCCTGGCTGCCGCCTTCAACGCGCCCCTTTCGGGATTGATGTTCGTGGTGGAGGAGTTGCGCGGTCAGTGTTCCTCCCTGGAGTTTTTTGCCGCGGCGATCGCCTGCCTCGCGGCCGACATGGTCTGTCGTCTGGTCCTGGGCGAGTTGCCGGCGTTCCGGGTGATGATTTCCGCGACGCCCGCCCTCGACTTGCTGCCTGCCTTCGTGGTCCTGGGCATGTCGTCCGGCGTGCTCGGCGTCGCTTTTAACCGGGCCTTGCTGGCGGTGCAGTGCTGGCGCCCGCATCGGCCGGCATGGCGCAAAGTGGTCTGGCTGGGCTGGGGATGTTCGATCGGGGCGATCGGCTGGCAGGCGCCGGCGCTGTTGGGGGGCGGACAGGGTTTGGTCGGGAGAATCCTGGACGGTGAAGCCGGCTTGGCTTTGAACCTGATTCCCCTCTATTTTGCGGCCCGTTTCGCTCTTACCATCGGTAGCTATGGCACCGGCGCGGCGGGCGGCATCTTCGCGCCGATTCTGGTGCTGGGGGCGCTGCTCGGGTTGGCGGCAGGATCGGCGATTCAATCGTTGGCGCCGGCCTTGATTGTCGAACCCAAGGCTTTTGCAGTGGTTGGCATGGCGGCGTTTTTCACCGGCGTGGTGCGGGCACCGCTCACCGGCGTGGTGCTGATGATCGAGATGACCGGCAACTACCTGCTCATCCTGCCGTTGCTGGCAGCCTGCTTCGCGGCGCTGGTGGTCGCCGACCGCCTGCACGACCTGCCGATCTATGAAGCATTGCTGGAGCGGGAGTTGCATGGATCTAGGGCGCGGCGTTCACGTTGA
- a CDS encoding DUF2490 domain-containing protein, with protein sequence MRRSRVDFPLGASLLLASCLSPEAAGIDGMAGAWTSLSLMGSLGSVSPDGRKFKWYVRDQVRLRDDDPPNAWRMYEDLLWVGLGYQIEPHFLVGMGYAHTWLHPLGQPSYQENRPYLEAVLTHEAGGGKLVSRTRLEERVLQQGGEVGVRFREALTWSHPLRFVAEGIDVYVGEELMVCPNFSVFGPAGFCQNRLLSGLTYRLSRSLGLDVGYLGQYMAGTPGTANVWTHNVQFDLHYAFPDH encoded by the coding sequence TTGAGGCGTTCGAGAGTCGATTTCCCGCTCGGAGCATCGCTGCTGCTGGCATCGTGCCTATCGCCCGAGGCGGCCGGCATCGACGGCATGGCCGGTGCCTGGACGTCGCTCAGCTTGATGGGCAGCCTAGGCAGCGTTTCTCCGGACGGGCGCAAATTCAAATGGTATGTGAGAGATCAGGTCCGTCTGCGCGACGACGATCCGCCGAACGCCTGGCGCATGTACGAAGATTTGCTGTGGGTGGGGCTGGGCTATCAGATCGAGCCGCACTTCCTGGTCGGTATGGGCTACGCCCATACCTGGCTCCATCCGTTGGGTCAACCTTCGTATCAGGAAAATCGCCCCTATCTGGAAGCGGTGTTGACTCACGAAGCGGGCGGCGGAAAGCTGGTCAGCCGGACCCGGCTCGAGGAGCGGGTGCTGCAGCAGGGCGGTGAAGTCGGGGTCCGCTTCCGCGAGGCGCTGACCTGGAGCCATCCCTTGCGCTTCGTGGCGGAAGGGATCGACGTTTACGTTGGGGAGGAGCTGATGGTCTGCCCGAATTTCAGCGTATTCGGCCCGGCCGGCTTCTGCCAGAACCGTCTTCTGTCCGGACTGACCTATCGCCTGAGCCGGAGTCTTGGCTTGGATGTCGGCTATCTGGGCCAGTACATGGCGGGTACGCCGGGTACTGCCAATGTATGGACGCACAACGTCCAGTTTGACCTTCACTATGCCTTTCCGGATCACTGA
- the acpA gene encoding acid phosphatase, whose translation MSMPQFKHWPIACLIGALLNSCSSGAQQSKPASPADGPLGRIEHIIVIYAENRSFDNLYGLFPGANGIANASDEAKRQVDHDGSVLPHLPPVWRNGSAQPDPAFPARISNGPFRLDAPPIGMALSQQTRDLIHAFYQNQEQINGGKMNRFAAVSDAGGLAMGYYDGSKLPMWEIAKEFTLADNFFMGAFGGSFLNHFWLVCACTPVFPDAPAERVAKLDASGRLLRAPDSPPSALQGPARYTASRITPDGYAVLNEQPPYQPSGIPPAAGGDRRLADPSQHPLPPQSFKTIGDTLSAKGVTWAWYAGAWNAAVEEGMQGTQPRQVIYGKAQGSPNFQAHHQPFNYFARYAPGTPERAEHLKDGADFLAAIEAGRLPQVSFYKPQGKLNEHPGYADVLSGDAHIAELVRKIQASPLWSSTAVIVTYDENGGFWDHVAPPKGDRWGPGVRIPAIIVSPFAKRGQVDHTMYDTTSIIKFITRRFGLEPLPGVRPNAGDLSNAFDFGS comes from the coding sequence ATGTCCATGCCGCAATTCAAGCATTGGCCTATCGCCTGCCTCATCGGCGCGCTGCTGAACAGCTGCAGTTCCGGCGCGCAACAGTCCAAACCCGCCTCACCCGCGGACGGCCCGCTGGGCCGGATCGAGCACATCATCGTCATCTACGCCGAGAACCGCAGCTTCGACAACCTGTACGGACTTTTCCCCGGCGCCAACGGCATCGCCAACGCCAGTGACGAAGCCAAGCGTCAGGTCGACCATGACGGCTCCGTCCTGCCCCATCTGCCGCCGGTGTGGCGAAATGGCAGCGCCCAACCCGATCCGGCTTTTCCTGCCCGGATATCGAACGGCCCGTTCCGGCTGGATGCGCCGCCCATAGGCATGGCGCTGTCGCAGCAGACCCGGGACCTGATCCACGCCTTTTACCAGAACCAGGAACAGATCAACGGCGGCAAGATGAACCGCTTCGCCGCCGTCTCCGACGCCGGGGGACTCGCCATGGGCTACTACGACGGATCGAAACTCCCCATGTGGGAGATCGCCAAAGAATTCACCCTGGCCGACAATTTCTTCATGGGCGCCTTCGGCGGCTCCTTCCTCAACCATTTCTGGCTGGTCTGCGCCTGCACCCCCGTGTTCCCGGACGCGCCGGCGGAGCGGGTCGCCAAGCTCGACGCTTCCGGCCGGCTGCTCCGCGCACCCGACTCCCCGCCCAGCGCGCTGCAAGGACCGGCCAGGTACACTGCCTCCCGCATCACGCCGGACGGCTACGCGGTGCTCAACGAACAGCCGCCCTACCAGCCCAGCGGCATCCCGCCCGCTGCCGGCGGCGACCGCCGCCTGGCCGATCCGTCCCAACACCCCTTGCCGCCACAGTCTTTCAAGACCATCGGCGACACCCTGAGCGCCAAGGGCGTGACCTGGGCCTGGTATGCCGGCGCCTGGAACGCCGCCGTCGAAGAAGGCATGCAGGGGACGCAGCCACGCCAGGTGATCTACGGCAAGGCACAGGGCTCGCCCAACTTCCAGGCCCATCACCAGCCGTTCAACTATTTCGCCCGCTATGCGCCGGGCACGCCGGAGCGGGCCGAGCATTTGAAGGATGGCGCGGATTTCCTGGCCGCGATCGAAGCCGGCCGCCTGCCCCAGGTCAGTTTCTACAAGCCGCAGGGCAAGCTGAACGAACATCCGGGCTATGCCGACGTCCTCTCCGGGGACGCCCATATCGCCGAACTGGTCCGGAAGATACAGGCAAGCCCGCTGTGGTCTTCAACCGCGGTGATCGTGACCTACGACGAAAACGGCGGATTCTGGGACCACGTCGCCCCGCCCAAGGGCGACCGCTGGGGCCCCGGCGTCCGCATCCCGGCCATCATCGTATCCCCGTTCGCCAAGCGCGGGCAGGTCGACCACACGATGTACGACACGACCTCGATCATCAAATTCATCACCCGCCGCTTCGGCCTCGAACCGCTGCCGGGCGTGCGCCCGAACGCCGGGGATTTGAGCAACGCCTTCGATTTCGGCTCATGA
- a CDS encoding CTP synthase codes for MTKYIFITGGVVSSLGKGIAASSLAAILEARGLKVTLTKLDPYINVDPGTMSPFQHGEVFVTEDGAETDLDLGHYERFVRTTMSKTNSFTTGQIYENVIRKERRGEYLGATVQVIPHITDEIKRGIRLSAEGYDVALIEIGGTVGDIESLPFLEAIRQMRVDLGDERSLFIHLTLVPYISSAGELKTKPTQHSVKELRTIGIQPDILICRSDRPIPKSECRKIALFTNVQEDAVIASVDADTIYRIPSLLHEQQLDEIVVRKLRLDAGPADLSEWHHVVDALKHPERSVTIAMVGKYVNHSDAYKSLSEALIHAGIHTRTRVDIRFIESEEIEDHGTEALEGVDAILVPGGFGERGIEGKIATVKYARENRIPYLGICLGMQVAVIEFARNVAKLEGAHSTEFLPSSPHPVIALITEWKTEAGSTEYRSGNSDLGGTMRLGGQKCRLIPDTLAHETYGKDVITERHRHRYEFNNHYLKTLEAAGLRVSGKSLDGRLVEMVEIPGHPWFLACQFHPEFTSTPRGGHPLFSGFVRAACAHSEDTASS; via the coding sequence ATGACGAAATACATCTTCATCACCGGCGGAGTCGTTTCGTCGCTGGGCAAAGGCATTGCCGCATCCTCCCTCGCCGCCATCCTCGAGGCGCGCGGGCTGAAAGTGACGCTGACGAAACTCGATCCCTACATCAACGTCGATCCGGGCACCATGAGCCCGTTCCAGCACGGCGAGGTGTTCGTGACCGAGGACGGCGCCGAGACCGATCTCGACCTGGGCCATTATGAACGCTTCGTTCGTACCACCATGAGCAAGACGAACAGCTTCACCACCGGCCAGATCTACGAGAACGTGATCCGCAAGGAACGCCGGGGCGAATACCTGGGCGCTACCGTGCAGGTCATCCCGCACATCACCGACGAGATCAAGCGCGGCATCCGCCTCAGCGCGGAAGGGTATGACGTGGCCCTGATCGAGATCGGCGGCACGGTCGGCGACATCGAATCCCTGCCCTTCCTGGAGGCGATCCGCCAGATGCGGGTCGATCTGGGCGACGAACGCTCGCTGTTCATCCACCTGACCCTGGTGCCCTACATCTCCAGCGCCGGCGAGCTGAAGACCAAACCGACCCAGCATTCGGTCAAGGAACTGCGCACCATCGGTATCCAGCCGGACATCCTGATCTGCCGCTCGGACCGGCCGATCCCGAAGAGCGAATGCCGCAAGATCGCGCTGTTCACCAATGTGCAGGAAGACGCGGTTATCGCCTCGGTGGACGCCGACACCATCTACCGCATCCCCAGCCTGCTGCACGAGCAGCAGCTCGACGAGATCGTGGTGCGCAAGCTCCGTCTCGACGCCGGTCCCGCCGACCTGAGCGAATGGCATCACGTGGTCGACGCGCTCAAGCACCCGGAACGCTCGGTCACCATCGCCATGGTGGGCAAGTACGTCAACCATTCCGATGCCTACAAGTCCTTGAGCGAAGCCCTGATCCATGCCGGCATCCATACCCGCACCCGGGTCGACATCCGCTTCATCGAGTCCGAGGAAATCGAAGACCACGGCACGGAGGCCCTGGAAGGCGTCGATGCCATCCTGGTCCCCGGCGGCTTCGGCGAGCGCGGCATCGAAGGCAAGATCGCCACGGTGAAATACGCCCGTGAGAACCGCATCCCCTACCTCGGCATCTGCCTGGGCATGCAGGTGGCCGTGATCGAATTCGCCCGCAACGTGGCCAAGCTGGAAGGCGCGCACAGCACCGAGTTCCTGCCCTCCTCGCCGCACCCGGTCATCGCCCTCATTACCGAATGGAAGACCGAGGCCGGCAGCACCGAATACCGCAGCGGCAATTCGGACCTGGGCGGCACCATGCGGCTGGGCGGACAGAAATGCCGGCTGATACCCGACACCCTGGCCCATGAAACCTACGGCAAAGATGTCATCACCGAGCGGCACCGCCACCGCTACGAATTCAACAACCACTACCTCAAGACCCTGGAAGCGGCAGGCCTGCGGGTCTCCGGCAAGTCGCTGGACGGGCGCCTGGTGGAGATGGTGGAGATTCCCGGCCATCCCTGGTTCCTGGCCTGCCAGTTCCACCCCGAATTCACCTCCACCCCGCGCGGCGGCCACCCGCTGTTCAGCGGCTTCGTCCGCGCGGCCTGCGCCCATAGCGAGGACACGGCATCATCATGA